A genomic region of Pseudomonas migulae contains the following coding sequences:
- the tyrS gene encoding tyrosine--tRNA ligase gives MKSVEEQLALIKRGAEELLVESELIEKLKRGQPLRIKAGFDPTAPDLHLGHTVLINKLRQFQELGHQVIFLIGDFTGMIGDPSGKSATRPPLTREQVLENAETYKTQVFKILDPAKTEVAFNSTWMDQMGPADFIRLTSQYTVARMLERDDFDKRYTTNQPIAIHEFLYPLVQGYDSVALRADIELGGTDQKFNLLMGRELQRGYGQEPQCILTMPLLEGLDGVKKMSKSLGNYVGIQEAPGVMYSKLVSIPDALMWRYFELLSFRSMDEINAFRADVEAGANPRDIKIKLAEEIVARFHGEEAAANAHRAAGNRMKDGELPDDLPEIELTATEDMPIAAVLNKAGLVKNSAVARDLLNSGGVRIDGEVVDRTFIYVLGATHVCQAGKKAFARISLKSE, from the coding sequence ATGAAGTCGGTTGAAGAGCAGCTAGCGCTGATCAAACGTGGTGCGGAAGAACTGTTGGTCGAGTCCGAGCTGATCGAAAAGCTCAAGCGTGGCCAGCCGCTACGTATTAAGGCAGGCTTCGATCCGACTGCGCCGGATCTGCACCTGGGTCACACCGTGCTTATTAATAAGCTGCGTCAGTTCCAGGAGCTGGGGCATCAGGTGATCTTCCTTATAGGTGACTTCACCGGGATGATCGGTGATCCGAGCGGCAAAAGTGCAACACGTCCACCGCTTACCCGTGAGCAGGTTCTCGAGAATGCCGAGACCTACAAGACCCAAGTCTTCAAGATTCTTGATCCGGCGAAAACCGAAGTGGCGTTCAACTCCACCTGGATGGACCAGATGGGGCCGGCCGACTTCATTCGCCTGACATCGCAGTACACCGTTGCGCGCATGCTTGAGCGTGACGACTTCGACAAGCGCTACACGACCAATCAGCCAATCGCCATTCACGAGTTCCTCTATCCGCTGGTTCAGGGTTACGACTCGGTCGCCTTGCGCGCGGATATCGAACTGGGCGGCACCGACCAGAAGTTCAACCTGCTGATGGGGCGTGAACTGCAACGCGGTTATGGTCAGGAGCCTCAGTGCATTCTGACCATGCCGTTGCTCGAGGGGCTGGATGGCGTGAAGAAGATGTCCAAATCGCTGGGCAACTACGTCGGTATCCAGGAAGCGCCGGGGGTGATGTACAGCAAGCTGGTTTCCATTCCGGATGCGCTGATGTGGCGTTACTTCGAATTGCTCAGCTTCCGCTCCATGGATGAGATCAATGCATTCCGTGCTGATGTCGAGGCGGGCGCGAATCCGCGTGACATCAAGATCAAGCTGGCCGAAGAAATCGTTGCGCGCTTCCATGGTGAGGAGGCTGCGGCCAATGCTCACCGTGCAGCGGGTAATCGCATGAAGGATGGTGAGCTTCCGGACGATTTGCCGGAAATCGAATTGACCGCTACCGAAGATATGCCGATCGCTGCTGTCCTTAATAAGGCCGGTCTCGTGAAGAACTCGGCAGTGGCGCGTGACCTCCTGAATTCTGGCGGTGTTCGTATAGATGGTGAGGTTGTCGATCGCACCTTTATATACGTACTGGGCGCGACCCATGTTTGCCAGGCTGGGAAGA
- a CDS encoding SDR family NAD(P)-dependent oxidoreductase — translation MTRYALITGASSGIGLAMAEALARRGRSLILVARQRDQLESIAIELTQRFGVEVLFRACDLGEPLRLSGFLLELEEGDRQIDLLVNCAGIGTCGPFLAQDWMTEQDLIEVNILALTRLCHAIGNSMALQGGGQILNVASVAAFHPGPWMSTYYASKAYVLHFSEGLRVELKKCAVKVSVLCPGPTRTAFFRTAQLDTDKLVDSKLLMSPEEVALYTVRALDKNRAIIIPGRLNRWLAFLPRLGSRWLTRTIAGMVNKAYCPR, via the coding sequence ATGACCCGTTACGCTCTGATCACTGGCGCTTCCAGCGGCATCGGCCTGGCGATGGCCGAAGCGCTGGCCCGCCGTGGCCGCAGCCTGATTCTGGTGGCCCGACAGCGTGATCAGCTGGAAAGTATTGCGATTGAACTGACTCAACGTTTTGGTGTGGAAGTGTTGTTCCGTGCCTGCGACCTCGGCGAGCCGCTGCGGTTGTCCGGGTTTCTGCTGGAACTGGAGGAAGGTGACCGGCAGATCGACTTGCTGGTGAACTGCGCCGGCATCGGCACCTGCGGCCCGTTCCTGGCGCAGGACTGGATGACCGAACAAGACCTGATCGAAGTGAACATCCTGGCCCTGACCCGCCTGTGTCACGCCATCGGTAACAGCATGGCGTTGCAAGGGGGCGGGCAGATCCTGAATGTCGCCTCGGTCGCGGCCTTCCATCCCGGCCCCTGGATGAGCACTTACTACGCCAGCAAGGCCTATGTGCTGCACTTTTCCGAAGGGTTGCGCGTCGAGCTGAAGAAATGCGCAGTCAAGGTGTCGGTACTCTGTCCCGGTCCTACTCGCACGGCGTTTTTCCGCACAGCACAACTGGACACCGACAAACTGGTCGACAGCAAACTGCTGATGAGCCCGGAGGAAGTCGCGCTTTATACCGTGCGGGCGCTGGATAAAAATCGCGCCATTATCATTCCGGGTCGCCTGAACCGCTGGCTCGCCTTCCTGCCACGGCTTGGCTCACGCTGGCTGACCCGGACAATCGCGGGCATGGTCAACAAGGCCTACTGCCCGCGCTGA
- the argC gene encoding N-acetyl-gamma-glutamyl-phosphate reductase, with amino-acid sequence MVKVGIVGGTGYTGVELLRLLAQHPQAEVVVITSRSEAGLAVADMYPNLRGHYDGLAFSVPDIKTLGPCDVVFFATPHGVAHALAGELLAAGTKVIDLSADFRLQDADEWAKWYGQPHGAPELLEEAVYGLPEVNREQIKQARLIAVPGCYPTATQLGFLPLLEAGLADTTRLIADCKSGVSGAGRGASVGSLYSETSESMKAYAVKGHRHLPEIRQGLRRAAGKDVGLTFVPHLTPMIRGIHSTLYATVVDRSVDLQALFEKRYANEPFVDVMPAGSHPETRSVRGANVCRIAVHRPQDGDLVVVLSVIDNLVKGASGQAVQNLNILFGLDERLGLSHAGMLP; translated from the coding sequence ATGGTCAAGGTCGGTATCGTCGGCGGCACGGGTTACACCGGTGTCGAACTGCTGCGTCTGTTGGCGCAGCATCCGCAGGCAGAAGTGGTCGTGATCACTTCCCGATCCGAGGCCGGTCTGGCCGTGGCTGATATGTACCCGAACCTGCGCGGTCATTACGATGGCCTGGCGTTCAGCGTTCCGGACATCAAGACCCTGGGCCCCTGCGACGTGGTGTTCTTCGCCACGCCTCACGGTGTCGCCCACGCATTGGCCGGTGAACTGCTGGCGGCCGGGACCAAGGTCATCGACCTGTCGGCGGACTTCCGCCTGCAAGACGCTGACGAATGGGCCAAGTGGTACGGCCAGCCGCACGGTGCGCCAGAGCTGCTGGAGGAAGCGGTCTACGGCTTGCCGGAAGTCAATCGCGAGCAGATCAAACAGGCGCGCCTGATCGCCGTACCGGGTTGCTACCCGACGGCCACGCAATTGGGTTTCCTGCCGTTGCTCGAAGCCGGTCTGGCCGATACCACCCGCTTGATCGCTGACTGCAAGTCCGGCGTAAGCGGTGCCGGTCGTGGTGCTTCCGTTGGTTCGCTGTACTCCGAAACCTCGGAAAGCATGAAGGCCTACGCCGTCAAAGGTCACCGCCACTTGCCGGAAATCCGTCAGGGGCTGCGTCGTGCAGCGGGCAAGGACGTCGGTCTGACCTTCGTTCCGCACCTGACCCCGATGATTCGCGGCATTCATTCGACGCTCTACGCGACGGTCGTGGATCGCTCGGTGGATCTACAGGCGTTGTTTGAAAAACGCTATGCCAACGAACCGTTCGTTGATGTGATGCCAGCCGGCAGTCACCCGGAAACCCGTAGCGTGCGCGGCGCCAACGTCTGCCGTATCGCCGTGCATCGTCCGCAGGACGGTGATCTGGTGGTGGTGTTGTCGGTGATCGATAACCTGGTCAAAGGCGCGTCGGGTCAGGCAGTGCAGAACCTGAACATCCTGTTTGGGCTGGATGAGCGTCTGGGCCTGTCCCACGCCGGCATGCTGCCGTAA
- a CDS encoding peptidoglycan DD-metalloendopeptidase family protein — MTKESSKAPPLYPKTHLLAASGIAALLSLALLVFPSSDVEAKKTTLSLELESPAEQLTQDQDAAEAVQATNEPATSPFAQIENSAEDTPETAQAAPAPVVEEKKAPNHREVIVAKGDTLSTLFEKVGLPAASVHEVLASDKQAKQFSQLKHGQKLEFELNPEGQLTNLHSKISDLESITLTKNDKGYVFNKITAKPTVRSAYVHGVINSSLSQSAARAGLSHSLTMDMASVFGYDVDFAQDIRQGDEFDVIYEQKVVNGKAVGNGPILSARFTNRGKTYTAVRYTNKQGNSSYYTADGNSMRKAFIRTPVDFARISSKFSMGRKHPILNKIRAHKGVDYAAPRGTPIKAAGDGKVLLAGRRGGYGNTVIIQHGNTYRTLYGHMQGFAKGVQTGSSVKQGQVIGYIGTTGLSTGPHLHYEFQVNGVHVDPLGQKVAMADPISKAERARFLAQSQPLMARMDQEKSTQLASSKR; from the coding sequence ATGACCAAAGAATCGTCTAAAGCGCCTCCGCTTTACCCGAAGACCCACCTGCTCGCAGCAAGTGGCATCGCCGCCCTTCTGAGCCTGGCGCTTCTGGTATTCCCTTCCAGTGATGTAGAAGCCAAAAAGACGACCCTGAGTCTTGAGCTGGAAAGCCCTGCTGAACAACTGACACAAGATCAAGACGCCGCTGAAGCGGTCCAAGCCACAAATGAGCCGGCAACTTCCCCTTTCGCGCAGATTGAAAACAGCGCCGAAGACACCCCGGAAACCGCTCAGGCCGCCCCTGCGCCGGTTGTCGAAGAAAAGAAGGCACCCAACCACAGGGAAGTGATTGTCGCCAAGGGCGATACGCTCTCTACCCTGTTCGAGAAAGTCGGTCTGCCAGCCGCTTCGGTGCATGAAGTACTGGCCAGCGACAAGCAGGCCAAGCAATTCAGCCAACTCAAGCACGGCCAGAAACTCGAATTTGAACTGAACCCTGAAGGCCAGCTGACCAACCTGCACAGCAAGATCAGCGACCTCGAAAGCATCACGCTGACCAAGAATGACAAGGGTTATGTCTTCAACAAAATCACCGCCAAGCCTACCGTGCGCTCTGCCTACGTTCATGGTGTGATCAACAGTTCGCTGTCGCAATCCGCCGCTCGCGCCGGCCTGTCCCACAGCCTGACGATGGACATGGCCAGCGTGTTTGGCTACGACGTCGACTTCGCCCAGGATATTCGCCAGGGCGACGAGTTCGACGTGATCTACGAACAGAAAGTCGTCAACGGCAAGGCCGTCGGCAACGGCCCGATCCTCTCTGCGCGCTTCACCAACCGCGGCAAGACCTACACCGCCGTGCGTTACACCAACAAACAAGGCAACAGCAGCTACTACACGGCTGACGGCAACAGCATGCGCAAGGCGTTTATCCGTACACCCGTGGATTTCGCCCGCATCAGCTCGAAATTCTCCATGGGCCGCAAACACCCGATCCTGAACAAGATCCGCGCCCACAAAGGCGTCGACTACGCTGCGCCACGCGGTACGCCAATCAAGGCGGCCGGCGACGGCAAAGTGTTGCTGGCAGGTCGCCGCGGCGGCTACGGCAATACCGTGATCATTCAGCACGGCAACACCTATCGCACGCTGTATGGCCACATGCAGGGATTTGCCAAAGGCGTCCAGACCGGCAGCTCCGTCAAGCAGGGGCAAGTGATTGGCTATATCGGCACCACCGGCCTGTCTACTGGCCCGCACCTGCACTACGAGTTCCAGGTCAATGGTGTTCACGTCGATCCGCTGGGTCAAAAGGTGGCGATGGCCGATCCGATTTCCAAAGCGGAACGCGCTCGTTTCCTCGCGCAGAGTCAGCCGCTGATGGCGCGCATGGACCAAGAGAAGTCCACCCAACTGGCTTCGAGCAAGCGCTAA
- a CDS encoding OsmC family protein: MKARIQWAGEAMFLGESGSGHVVVMDGPPDAGGRNLGVRPMEMLLLGVGGCSNFDVVSILKKSRQAVESCEAFLEAERATEDPKVFTKIHMHFVVKGRGLKEAQVKRAIELSAEKYCSASIMLGAAGVEITHDYEIIELG; encoded by the coding sequence ATGAAGGCACGCATCCAATGGGCTGGCGAAGCCATGTTCCTCGGCGAATCCGGCAGCGGTCATGTCGTGGTCATGGACGGTCCGCCCGATGCCGGTGGTCGTAACCTGGGTGTCCGGCCGATGGAAATGCTCCTGCTGGGTGTGGGCGGTTGCAGCAATTTCGATGTGGTCAGCATCCTCAAGAAGTCCCGTCAGGCTGTTGAAAGCTGCGAAGCCTTCCTCGAAGCCGAGCGCGCGACCGAGGACCCGAAGGTCTTCACCAAGATCCACATGCATTTCGTGGTCAAGGGCCGCGGGCTGAAAGAAGCCCAGGTCAAGCGCGCCATCGAGCTGTCTGCCGAGAAGTATTGCTCGGCGTCGATCATGCTCGGCGCGGCCGGCGTTGAGATTACCCACGACTACGAAATCATCGAACTCGGTTGA
- the speD gene encoding adenosylmethionine decarboxylase — translation MKSKLKLHGFNNLTKTLSFNIYDICYAETPQDQQAYVEYINEEYNAKRLTQILTEVVDIIGANILNIASQDYDPQGASVTILISEEPVTPTDSQIEESPGPLPEIILAHLDKSHITVHTYPEIHPDAGIATFRVDIDVSTCGVISPLKALNFLIHQFDSDIVTVDYRVRGFTRDVEGNKHFIDHEINSIQNYLSDDTRDAYQMTDVNVYQENLFHTKMLLKNFELDNYLFGDATNNLSPEQRAQVTDRVKHEMLEIFYARNMPT, via the coding sequence GTGAAAAGCAAACTCAAGCTCCACGGGTTCAATAACCTGACAAAGACCTTGAGCTTCAACATCTATGACATCTGCTACGCGGAAACCCCGCAAGACCAGCAGGCTTACGTCGAGTACATCAATGAAGAGTACAACGCGAAACGCCTGACGCAGATCCTCACAGAAGTTGTCGATATCATTGGTGCCAACATCCTGAACATCGCCAGTCAGGACTACGACCCACAGGGCGCCAGCGTCACGATTCTGATCTCGGAAGAGCCGGTGACCCCGACCGACAGCCAGATCGAAGAGTCCCCGGGCCCGTTGCCCGAGATCATCCTGGCCCACCTCGACAAGAGTCACATCACGGTGCATACCTACCCGGAAATCCATCCGGACGCCGGTATTGCGACCTTCCGTGTGGACATTGACGTGTCGACCTGTGGCGTCATTTCACCGCTTAAAGCGCTCAACTTCCTGATTCACCAGTTCGATTCGGACATCGTGACCGTGGATTATCGTGTGCGCGGTTTCACCCGTGACGTCGAAGGCAACAAGCACTTCATCGATCACGAGATCAACTCGATTCAGAACTACCTCTCCGACGACACCCGCGACGCGTACCAGATGACCGACGTGAACGTGTACCAGGAAAACCTGTTCCACACCAAAATGCTGTTGAAGAACTTCGAACTGGATAACTACCTGTTCGGTGATGCGACCAACAACCTGTCCCCTGAGCAACGTGCTCAAGTGACCGACCGTGTGAAACACGAAATGCTCGAAATCTTCTACGCGCGCAACATGCCGACCTAA
- a CDS encoding anhydro-N-acetylmuramic acid kinase, producing the protein MTFYIGVMSGTSLDGLDIALIELAPAIKLIATHYIPMPDALRTELLGLCSSGPDEIARSAIAQQNWVKLAAQGIHTLLAQQDLKPEDIRAIGSHGQTIRHEPARGFTVQIGNPALLTELTGITVVSDFRSRDVAAGGQGAPLVPAFHEALFAEQAGNRAVLNVGGFSNLSLIEPGKPVAGFDCGPGNVLLDAWIHQQRGENFDRDGHWAASGKVEPALLKALLDDPFFVTKGPKSTGREVFNLAWLTQHLSKLPTFAAEDVQATLLELTALTIIESLQSAQSDTRELLVCGGGAHNATLMKRLANLLPGATVSSTATHGVDPDWVEAMAFAWLAHCCLEGIAANRPSVTGARGLRVLGAIYPA; encoded by the coding sequence ATGACCTTCTATATAGGTGTGATGTCCGGGACCAGCCTCGATGGCCTGGACATCGCGCTGATCGAACTGGCACCGGCGATCAAGCTGATCGCCACGCACTACATTCCTATGCCTGACGCCCTGCGCACCGAGCTGCTTGGCTTGTGCTCCAGCGGCCCGGACGAAATAGCCCGCTCAGCCATTGCCCAGCAGAACTGGGTCAAACTGGCGGCGCAGGGCATTCATACCCTGCTTGCTCAACAAGACCTGAAACCCGAAGACATTCGCGCGATTGGCAGCCACGGCCAGACCATTCGACACGAACCGGCCCGCGGCTTCACGGTGCAGATCGGCAATCCTGCCCTGCTGACCGAATTGACCGGCATCACCGTGGTCAGCGATTTCCGCAGCCGCGATGTGGCCGCCGGCGGTCAAGGTGCGCCGCTGGTTCCAGCCTTCCACGAAGCCTTGTTTGCAGAACAGGCCGGCAACCGCGCGGTACTGAATGTTGGCGGCTTCAGCAACCTCAGCCTGATCGAGCCCGGCAAACCCGTTGCGGGCTTCGACTGCGGCCCGGGCAATGTGTTGCTGGACGCCTGGATTCATCAGCAACGCGGCGAGAACTTTGATCGTGATGGGCACTGGGCGGCCAGCGGCAAGGTCGAACCTGCCCTGTTGAAAGCGCTACTCGACGATCCGTTCTTCGTGACCAAAGGCCCTAAAAGCACTGGTCGCGAAGTGTTCAACCTGGCATGGCTGACACAGCATCTGTCAAAACTGCCGACCTTCGCCGCCGAAGACGTACAAGCAACGCTGCTTGAATTGACCGCACTGACCATCATCGAATCGCTGCAAAGCGCTCAATCGGACACCCGGGAGTTGCTGGTTTGCGGCGGCGGCGCGCACAACGCCACATTGATGAAGCGACTGGCCAACCTGCTGCCCGGCGCGACAGTCAGCAGCACAGCCACTCATGGCGTTGACCCCGATTGGGTAGAAGCCATGGCCTTCGCGTGGCTGGCCCACTGTTGCCTCGAAGGCATCGCCGCCAACCGACCAAGCGTCACTGGTGCCCGCGGCCTGCGCGTACTCGGCGCCATCTATCCCGCCTGA
- a CDS encoding histidine triad nucleotide-binding protein, with product MDTLFTKIINREIPAKIIYEDDQVLAFHDIAPQAPVHFLVIPKKPVRTLNDLTEDDKALAGHILFTAQRLALELGCEKGFRVVMNCNEEGGQTVYHIHMHVLGQRQMHWPPG from the coding sequence GTGGATACTCTGTTCACCAAAATCATCAACCGGGAAATCCCGGCGAAGATCATTTACGAGGACGACCAGGTACTGGCCTTCCACGACATCGCCCCACAGGCACCGGTGCATTTTCTGGTGATCCCGAAGAAACCGGTGCGCACCCTCAACGACCTCACCGAGGACGATAAGGCATTGGCCGGGCATATTCTGTTCACTGCGCAACGTCTGGCACTGGAGCTGGGCTGCGAGAAGGGCTTTCGTGTGGTCATGAACTGCAATGAAGAAGGTGGGCAGACCGTCTATCACATTCATATGCACGTACTGGGGCAGCGCCAGATGCACTGGCCGCCGGGCTGA
- the hemJ gene encoding protoporphyrinogen oxidase HemJ codes for MLYLWLKALHIISMVCWFAGLFYLPRLFVYHAQSEDTVSKERFSIMERKLYRGIMGPAMIATLIFGIALIALNPSIFSQGAWIHAKLTLVVILIGYHHMCGAQVKRFARGENTRSHVFYRWFNEVPVLILLAIVILVVVRPF; via the coding sequence ATGCTTTATCTGTGGCTCAAAGCGCTTCACATCATCAGCATGGTCTGCTGGTTTGCCGGCCTGTTCTACCTGCCGCGCCTGTTCGTCTATCACGCCCAAAGCGAGGACACCGTCAGCAAGGAACGCTTCAGCATCATGGAGCGCAAGCTGTACCGCGGCATCATGGGCCCGGCGATGATCGCCACGCTGATTTTCGGCATTGCCCTGATCGCGTTGAACCCCAGCATATTCAGCCAGGGCGCGTGGATTCACGCCAAGCTGACGCTGGTGGTGATCCTGATCGGCTACCACCACATGTGTGGCGCGCAGGTGAAACGTTTTGCCCGTGGCGAGAACACCCGCAGCCATGTCTTTTATCGCTGGTTCAATGAAGTGCCGGTTCTGATATTGCTGGCTATCGTAATTCTGGTCGTCGTTCGGCCGTTCTAA
- a CDS encoding DUF805 domain-containing protein: MSDNRFKIVFDGALLPGVDITTAKLNLAGLYKSDVAAIERLFTGQTVTLKQNLSQTEAHTYLQALTKTGIDARIEAEPSIELNLDDVQHHSAASSPPVFADPESPYAPPRATVGENLPQFATLKPFGVEGRIGRLRYLAWTMVLTLVMLGIGSVVAIFAIALISSDSTAGLIVGGLVAFFLCIAIAVVSIQISVQRLHDIGWSGWLWLLNLVPFVGSFFPFVIMCVPGTNIANRYGPPPPPNTTAVKVLSSLWVVVIALGFVGLLAGGFSAIQQEYESAAETSYDSGSVTTDEVEVEPAAEAEAAPDSADEEAEEAPAPVDSAKE; encoded by the coding sequence ATGAGCGACAACCGTTTCAAGATCGTATTCGACGGCGCTCTGCTGCCGGGGGTCGACATCACCACTGCCAAACTCAATCTGGCCGGATTGTATAAAAGCGATGTGGCGGCCATCGAACGGCTGTTCACCGGGCAGACCGTGACACTCAAGCAAAATCTGTCGCAGACAGAGGCGCATACCTACCTTCAGGCGCTGACGAAAACCGGCATCGATGCCCGTATCGAAGCCGAACCTTCGATTGAACTGAACCTGGACGATGTTCAACACCACTCCGCCGCAAGCAGCCCACCGGTATTCGCAGACCCTGAATCTCCCTACGCACCGCCCCGGGCCACTGTTGGCGAAAACCTGCCGCAGTTCGCCACGCTCAAGCCTTTTGGCGTCGAAGGACGCATTGGTCGTTTGCGTTACCTGGCCTGGACCATGGTCCTGACGCTGGTCATGCTCGGCATCGGATCGGTCGTGGCGATTTTCGCCATCGCCCTGATCAGTAGCGACTCGACCGCCGGCCTGATTGTCGGAGGCCTGGTGGCATTTTTCCTGTGCATCGCCATCGCGGTGGTCAGCATTCAGATCAGCGTTCAGCGCCTGCACGACATTGGCTGGTCCGGCTGGCTCTGGCTGCTGAATCTTGTGCCGTTCGTGGGCAGTTTCTTTCCGTTCGTGATCATGTGCGTGCCGGGTACCAACATCGCCAATCGCTACGGCCCTCCACCACCGCCGAATACCACGGCCGTCAAAGTGCTGTCTTCGCTGTGGGTCGTGGTGATTGCTCTTGGCTTTGTTGGTTTGTTGGCTGGAGGCTTCAGTGCAATCCAGCAAGAGTACGAAAGCGCTGCCGAAACCAGCTATGACAGCGGTTCGGTGACCACCGACGAAGTGGAAGTCGAGCCTGCCGCGGAGGCCGAAGCAGCACCCGATTCCGCAGACGAGGAAGCCGAAGAAGCCCCGGCCCCTGTAGACTCTGCGAAAGAATGA
- a CDS encoding NAD(P)H-dependent flavin oxidoreductase, which yields MSLPALLEQRLRLPVVAAPMFLISDPQLVLACCRNGVVGSFPALNQRESSGFKAWLEEIEAGLATLDNPAPYAVNLIVHNSNPRLQADLDICIEHKVPIVITSLGAVKELVDAVHSYGGLVFHDVTTRRHAEKAAEAGVDGLIAVAAGAGGHAGTWSPFSLIAEIRQFFDKTLLLAGCLNHGHEILAAQLLGADLAYFGTRFIGTAESHAPDAYKEMLLTSRAADIIHTPAVSGVPASFMRQSLEAAGFDMAALQNKGEVNFGSKLKPLSDEAKAWKTVWSAGQGVGEIDDLPSVDQLVARLDAEYRKALELAAQLPKRWPR from the coding sequence ATGTCGCTGCCTGCTTTGCTTGAACAACGTTTGCGCCTGCCCGTCGTGGCAGCGCCGATGTTCCTGATTTCCGATCCACAATTGGTGCTCGCCTGCTGCCGTAATGGCGTAGTGGGCAGCTTTCCCGCGCTGAACCAGCGTGAGAGCAGCGGCTTCAAGGCCTGGCTGGAAGAGATCGAAGCGGGCCTGGCGACACTGGACAACCCCGCGCCTTATGCCGTGAACCTGATCGTCCACAACAGCAACCCGCGGCTGCAGGCGGACCTGGACATCTGCATCGAGCACAAGGTGCCGATCGTGATCACCAGCCTCGGCGCCGTGAAAGAACTGGTCGATGCCGTTCACAGTTATGGCGGCCTGGTTTTCCATGACGTGACGACTCGTCGACATGCCGAGAAAGCCGCCGAAGCGGGCGTCGATGGCTTGATTGCCGTGGCCGCCGGTGCCGGTGGACACGCGGGTACCTGGAGCCCGTTTTCCCTGATTGCCGAAATCCGCCAATTCTTCGACAAGACGCTGCTGTTGGCCGGATGCCTCAACCACGGCCACGAGATACTCGCGGCACAATTGCTCGGTGCGGATCTGGCCTACTTCGGTACGCGATTTATCGGCACCGCTGAAAGTCATGCGCCTGACGCCTACAAAGAGATGCTGCTGACGTCCAGAGCGGCAGACATCATCCATACGCCAGCGGTGTCGGGCGTACCGGCGAGCTTTATGCGTCAGAGCCTGGAAGCGGCCGGTTTCGACATGGCGGCGCTGCAAAATAAGGGCGAGGTCAATTTCGGCTCCAAGCTCAAGCCATTGAGCGATGAAGCCAAGGCCTGGAAAACCGTGTGGTCCGCCGGCCAGGGCGTCGGTGAGATCGATGATCTGCCGAGCGTGGACCAATTGGTCGCCCGACTGGACGCTGAATACCGCAAGGCGCTGGAACTGGCAGCACAACTGCCGAAACGCTGGCCGCGCTGA
- the coq7 gene encoding 2-polyprenyl-3-methyl-6-methoxy-1,4-benzoquinone monooxygenase: MTTQRHYSPIDRLLLQADAAMRTLLPFSGQPYRPSPAIVQPETQMSDEDTRHVAGLMRINHTGEVCAQALYQGQALTAKLPQVRAAMEHAAEEEIDHLVWCEQRIKQLGSHTSILNPLFYGMSFGIGAVAGLISDKVSLGFVAATEHQVCKHLNEHLEQLPAEDEKSRAILEQMRIDEEHHAESALEAGGFRFPAPVKFGMSLMAKVMTKSTYRI; this comes from the coding sequence ATGACTACCCAACGTCACTACTCGCCGATTGACCGTCTTCTGCTGCAAGCCGATGCCGCGATGCGTACCCTGCTGCCCTTCAGTGGCCAGCCGTACCGTCCGTCCCCTGCGATCGTGCAGCCGGAAACGCAAATGAGCGACGAAGACACCCGGCACGTTGCCGGTTTGATGCGTATCAACCACACCGGCGAAGTCTGCGCCCAGGCGCTGTATCAGGGCCAGGCCCTGACCGCCAAGCTGCCGCAGGTGCGCGCGGCCATGGAGCATGCTGCCGAAGAAGAAATCGACCATCTGGTCTGGTGCGAACAACGCATCAAACAGCTGGGCAGCCACACCAGCATTCTCAATCCGCTGTTCTACGGCATGTCGTTCGGCATTGGCGCGGTGGCCGGGTTGATCAGCGACAAAGTCAGCCTGGGGTTCGTTGCGGCTACCGAGCATCAGGTGTGCAAGCATCTGAATGAGCACCTTGAGCAGCTGCCGGCCGAGGACGAAAAGTCCCGGGCGATTCTTGAGCAGATGCGCATTGATGAAGAGCACCATGCCGAAAGTGCATTGGAGGCCGGGGGCTTTCGTTTTCCAGCGCCGGTGAAGTTCGGGATGAGTCTGATGGCCAAGGTGATGACCAAGAGTACCTATCGGATCTGA
- the erpA gene encoding iron-sulfur cluster insertion protein ErpA, with protein sequence MSVESFTPTALQFTHGAAHKVKSLVDEEGNDRLKLRVFVTGGGCSGFQYGFTFDEEVADDDTIVEREGVSLVVDPMSFQYLAGAEVDYQEGLEGSRFVIKNPNASTTCGCGSSFSI encoded by the coding sequence ATGAGCGTCGAATCCTTCACCCCCACGGCTTTGCAATTCACCCACGGTGCCGCGCACAAGGTGAAGAGTCTGGTCGATGAAGAGGGGAATGATCGCTTGAAGCTGCGCGTATTCGTTACGGGCGGCGGTTGTTCAGGTTTTCAGTACGGCTTTACATTTGATGAAGAAGTGGCCGATGACGACACCATCGTCGAGCGCGAGGGTGTGAGTCTGGTCGTGGATCCGATGAGCTTCCAGTACCTGGCGGGCGCCGAGGTGGATTATCAGGAAGGTCTGGAAGGTTCGCGTTTCGTCATCAAGAATCCGAACGCCTCCACCACGTGTGGCTGCGGCTCTTCGTTCTCGATCTGA